ATTTTTATCATTTGCGTAATAGCCAAATTTATCGATAGCTTCCGATTATCTTTTTCAATTTTTATGCTTTGTTGAATACGCCCTTTTAAGTCTCAGAGTGTACAAAGGACACTATTTTCACCACAAAGGCACGAAGAGCACGGAGGCCCACAAAGACTTTTTTATAATTAAGAGACAAAGGACACAAAGCCGCTTTTTGAGCTTATAAGATACAGGATATGATGGCACAGGGGCAAAAAGTGCTCTTGTTCATTCCACTGTGTCTTTGTATCCTTCGTGCCCTGATCGCCAATGAACCAGCTTTGTGTACTTTGTAACTTAATTTAAAAAGAAAACTTTGTGAGCCTCCGTGCTCTTCGTGCCTTTGTGGTGAAAATAGTGCCCTCCGTCTCTTAAAAAGCTTAAAATACGGGAGTAATTCAACACAGCAAATTTTTTTTAAAAATTAACTAGCTTAGTAATCGTTTACTAATTAACAAAACTTGACTTATTCAACACAGCAAATATTTTAAAATAAGTTGGTGCCGCCTGGTGTAAACCTGGTGTGGTTGAAACAAGAGTGCTTACAAGCGGCACCAGGGTTACACCAAGCCTCACGGAATTTTTATTTAATCACCAGGCGGTACCAACGATTTTTAATAAGTCTTAGGGAACTTAGAGCCCACTTCGAGCCACTTTGAGGCTGAAAACGTCTTCGAGCATTCTTATTATGCTTTGAGCCGCTTATCTGGTGCCGATGAGCTTCGATGCGGTATAGAATAAAAGCGCCATGACTACGATAGACGCGATAAGGGCGCCGTAGAAGCCTGGCAGCAGGTGCATGCCGAAGGTAGCGTAGAGCACGATGCCGCAGAGCACGAGCGCGCCGATGGATATGGCAAGCAGCATCTTGGCCGTGTCCTCGAAGCCCCGAAAGTTGAAAGAAAAGCCACGGCCCATGGTGCGCTTCGATCGGGAACGGTAGGTGTTCCGGGACGACAGGGATTTCTTGCCCTTGCGGCGTCCCTCGTTGCTGCCCATGCCGCCGCCTCTTCCGCCCTCTATGCGCCCGCCGTTGAATATCTGGTCCGCGTCCACGTCGTCGTAGCCGCTGAGCTCTTCCACCGAATCCAGCCCCATTCGCTCACCCGTCCTATCGCAACTCGGGCGGCAGTAAATTAGGTATGCCGTCCTCTATTGGGTAGTTTTCGTTACACTTCTTGCAGTGGAGCGTGCCCTCGATCACTTCTGGGCCGCTCTCTTTTTTAACAGTCAGCTCCAGGTCGCCCTTACATACAGGGCAGCACAGGATGTCCATCAGGTCTTTTTTCATGAGATCACTTCTTATAGTCGCGAAGGTCCACGATATCGTTCTGGCCAGGGCCCGTGGACAGCAGCGTGAACGGCACGCCCGCGTCCTTCTCGGCCTGCTTCACGAAGTCCTTGACCTTCCCGGTAAGCTTATCGTAGTCGCTGACTCCCTTCACCAGGGGGTCGATCCTGTCCAGGCCTGTGATGGCCGCCTGGGTGGCACCGTTGATCATGGCCGAGTAGCGGGCCATCTTCGGGTCCCAGTAGCCGATGCGCCGGGCCCTTCCGGTGACGGTGCCGAATTCGGCGATGCCTCGCTTTTGAGCCTCTTCGGGGGTCATCTCCGTCTCGAAGGGGCCCTCACCGACCCGGGTCGGGAACGCCTTGAAGACGACGACCACTTCGTCGATCCTCGTGGGCCCGACGCCAACGTCGGCCGCCAGCGAGGAGGCTGAGGTGTCCTTCGACGTGACGAAGGGATAAGTGCCATAATACAGAGAAATTCCAAAACCCTGGGAGCCCTCGATGATGATGTTCTCGCCTCGGTCCAGGGCGGCGTTGCACTCCTGGGACACGTCGGTGAGGTATTTTTTAAGGGAATCCACGTCCGCGGCCTGCTTTGCGCTGCGCATGACGCGCTCCTTGTTGGCCGGCCCGCAGCCGGTGCCCGTGGTGCCGATCTTCTTGGCCAGGCGCTCGGTGTTCCTGTCCTCCTCGATGTGCTTCTCCTCGATGATGGAGCAGCGATAATCGACGCCGATGCGGTCGCCGCACTCTAAAAGCTTGACTTCGCGGTCCAGGACGACCGGGTCGACGAGGACGCCGGCGCCGATTAAAAGACGCGCTTTATCGTAAACGAATCCTGAGGGGACCATGCGGACCCCGTACTTGACCCCATCCTTGAAGACGGTGTGTCCGGCGTTCGGGCCCACGCCTCCCCTCGCGATGATGGAGGGGTGCTCCGCATAGGCGATGTGGGCAACGATCTTGCCCTTGCCTTCGTCGCCAAAAAACCCACCCACAACGATGGTCGAAACCATTGGTAAGACTCTCCATCCTACCTATACCGGCTATTCGTTAAAAAGATTGCTATCTCCGCATAACCGCGGTATCGGCCGTAGCTTACGGAATGCCTATATTCTATGGCCCCGATTTTCCTCTGATGAGAGTTAAAACAGTCATTCTTCTGGCTGTAATGGCAGTGGCTGGAGCCATGAGCTCTGGCTGCGTAACGGGCGCCTCGGGCGAGTATGGCACGCTCGCGGGCAACGTCACCGTGGGTCCCCTGACACCGGTAGAGCGAGTCGATGCGACGCCCATCCTGCCGCCGCCGGAAGTCTTCACCAGCCGCCACCTTGTCGTCTACGCATCGGACGGCACGACTAAGGTCGCCGACGTCGATATCGTCCCCGCGGGCTACTATGGCAAGTATAGCGTATCCCTCCAGCCGGGCACGTATGTGCTGGACTACCTACGCCAGGGCATCGGCCGTGCCAGCCCTCTGCCGAAGCAGGTGAACGTCGAGGCGGGCAGGACAACGGTAGTGGACGTCGACTTCGATACCGGCATACGTTGAGCCTATAGTATGGCCCGGTCCATTTTGCGGGCCATATAGCGCAGGTAGTGCGGCTTAAAGGACCGTATGTCATTGGTTTCCAGGTGGACCAGCGTAACACTTTCGTCGTCATGGTATGAGATGAACAGCATTTCATCGTCAGTGACGGGCGAGCCATCCTTCGTGAAGACGATGCCCAGCGTGCGGATCTCCTTTATGAGTGAGTCGTCGTCGGTGAACGGCCCGATCAGCTCCACCAGGTCCCCGGCGCTGTAGCCCTCTCCGAGCTCCGGGTAGACGAGCTCCTTGTAGGCGGCCAGTGCCCGTTTCTTCGCTTCCATGTCCAGGTCATCGAACAATATTGGTCCCATATCGATATCACCAATATCGTTATAGGCGGGAGTACTTAAATCTCATTCTCGAAGGTTCGGCGCCGCACCGCATTAGCGGCCGGCGTAGCTCCGGCTTTTATAGCTTTTCGCTGAATAATAGATTGAACTTCTGGAAAGATGCCTTATTTCCATATTAATTTTATAACCTGAAACATCGGAACATGTTATAGAGGGGTATATGAGGGTAAGGAGGGACGCGAGAGGGCCGTCACTGCCATGACGCCGCCTCGCCAATTACCGTCATCGCCGCGGAAAGCGCCCCGGACGCTCTGGCATCACCCGCTGTAACGCCCGGTGCTGAACCATAAAAATCACCCCGCACTTGCTGCTCTCCTGAAGAGGGGGAGTATTCACAAGAAGTTCTTGGCCGAATCTGCGGGCGCTTCCGCTTTCCCCTCGCTCTATCATGCGCGTCGTATAGTATGGCATTTCGAGTGACCCGACGGAGATCCGCTGAGGGTTTTATCGTCGCAAGAGTAAGGTCGCCGTTGGGTCTATAAAAATGGATTATTTATTTTTCAGCGTGCCATTAACAATTTATTTATAGGACTTTCATTAACTCATAGACCGAGAGGGTGCTTTGTTCGAGGAGCTACAAGCCATCGTGGGCCCGGACCGGGTGACCCGGGACCCGGGGGAGCTATACTGTTATTCGTTCGACTCGTCATACGTCAGGGGTAACGCCGATTTCGTGGTAAGGCCAAAGAGCTCCGAAGAGCTCGCCGAAATAGTAAAGCTGGCCGGCAGATACGGTACGCCCATCGTGGCCCGGGGCTCGGCGAGCGGGCTGACCGGCGGCTCGGTGCCCGTGAAGGGCGGCATAGTCCTCGACATGACGGGCATGAACCGTATCCTGGAGCTGGAGATCGAGAACCTCCAGGTGGTCATCGAGCCGGGGATCATCCACAAGGACCTGAACAGTGAGCTCATGAAGCACGGCTTCTTCTTCCCCCCGGACCCCGGGAGCAGCGACATGTGCACCGTGGGCGGCCTCATCGCCAACGGGGGGAGCGGCATGCACTCCGTCAAATACGGCACGGTCAAAGACTATGTACTCGGCCTGGAGGTCGTGCTGCCCAACGGCGACATCATCAACACGGGCTGTAAGGCGCCTAAGACGTCCTCGGGCTACGATCTCACTCACCTTTTTATTGGCAGCGAGGGCACGCTGGGAGTCGTAACAAAAGCCCGCCTCAAGATCCACCCGCTCCCCGAGACGAGGTCCATTTTAATGGCCACGTTCGGCCGCATCGAGGACGCGGGGAAAGCGGCCGTGACGGTGCTATCCTCGGGCGTCATACCCGCGGCCATGGAGATCATGGACCGCAGCGCCATCAGAGCCGTAAAAGAGATCGACCCCACGCTGGAGGTACCGGACGTGGACGCCATGCTCCTGTTCGAGATGGACGGCTATCGTGAGAGCGTTAAAAGAGAAGTCGGCCAGGTCTGTGATGCCTGCGAGCGCTGCGGCGGAAAGACGCGGGTCGCTAAAAACAAGAGCGAGGAAGAGCGGCTCTGGTCGGCCAGGCGGCTCGTGGGCGTGGCCATTACCAGGCTGAACCCTGGCAAGGTCCGGGTCTATGAGGCCGAGGACATCGGGGTGCCCATCAAGGACGTGCCCTTCATGCTCAAGAAGATCCAGGAGATAGGGCGGAAACACGGCATGTCCCTGGTCACGTACGGCCACATAGGGGACGGCAACCTGCACACAGGCATCGCGATCAACCCCCGGGACGAGGGCGAGTGGAAGAAGGTCCACGCGGTCAAGGAGGATATCTACGACGTTGTCCTCAGCCTTGGCGGTACGCTGCCCGCCGAGCATGGCGTCGGCATTATACGGGCCGATTACATGGCGCGGGCCCATGGGAAAGGCTATGAGGTCATGAAGGCCATAAAAAGAGCGGTGGACCCGCAGAACATCATGAACCCCGGCAAGATGGGCATGTAAAGGTAACATTATGATCCAGGATCACATCGAGGACATCATCAAGTGCACAAGATGCGGCCGATGCACGGCGCTATGCCCGATTCACGATGAACTGGGCTGGGAGTCGACCAGCTCCCGGGGCCGGATGCTGCTCGCCCGGGCGCTGGCGGAGGGAGCGCAGCCCTCTGAGGCCATGAAAAGGTCGTTCTACACCTGCCTCACGTGCTCCATATGCACCTCGACCTGCCCCTCGGGGGCAAAGCCCGACGAGGTCATGGAAGCGGCCCGGCGCGAGATGATCGGGCGGGGCGCATCGCCGCCATATTACGATACCATCCTCGAGAATATCACGAAGCACGGGAACTCCCTGGGCGATCCTGGCCCCAGGAACGCATGGGTGCCGGAAGAGATGAGGCTGAAGGGTAAAACGGACATCATATACTGGGTCGGCTGCCTAACCTCCTACAGGCAGCAGCAGGCCGCCCTGGCGAATTTAAAGATATTAAGCCGCTTTGGGGCCCGGGTGCTCGACGACGAGCGGTGCTGCGGCTCGCCGCTGCTCCGCCTGGGCGGCGACTCGCCGGCTCTCGAGCACAATATGAATGAAATATGCATGAGCGGCGCGAAGATGCTGGTCACCGGGTGCGCCGGGTGCTATAAGACGCTGAAGGAGAGCCTGGGCATCGAGGTGCTCCACGCGACGCAGTTCGTCGCGCGGCACATCGACGAGCTGCCGCTCAAGCGGCTCCCGTACAGGGTGAGCTATCACGACCCCTGCCACCTGGGCAGGTGTATGAAAGTTTATGATGAACCCCGCGAAATAATCAAGCGCATCTGCGAGTTCGAGGAGATGGCCACGTCGCGGCAGAACGCCCGCTGCTGCGGGGGCGGAGGAGGCGTACGCCGCGGCTACGGGGACCTGGCCAGAAGTGTCGCGAGGAAAAGGCTCTCGGAGGCCCCCGAGAATATCGATTACATCATTACGGCATGCCCCATGTGCAACGCGAACCTACGGGACGCGGGCGGCAAGACGCTCGACATCTCGGAGCTGGTGTTAATGTCGCTGATCTAGGTGAGTCTGATGACGACAGTCGATCTGAAATACGGGAAAGGCCACTTTGAAGTGAACGTGCCCGACGAGAATTTAGCGGGGATCATCCTGCCAAAGGAGCTTACGGGCGTCAAGGACGAGCAGGCGGAGATACGGCGGGCACTGGAGAGCCCGATCGGCTCGCCGAAGCTCCGGGAAAAGGTGAAGGCGGGCATGAAGGTCGTGGTTATCATCAGCGACGCGACCCGGCCCTGCCCCTCGTACAAATTCCTGCCCATCCTGCTGGACGAGATCAACGCCGGCGGCGTCCCCGATAAGGACATCACCGTGGTCATCGCGCTGGGCAGCCACCGGAACTCCACGCCGGAGGAGCAGAAGGCGCTCATGGGCCCGGCCTACGGCCGCGTCCGGAACGTCGACCACGACAGGCACGACTGCAAGTACATCGGCACCTCAAGCTTCGGCCACCGCATCGAGATATTCAGGGAGGTCGTGGACGCCGACTTCATCGTGTGCACGGGGAACACCGAGTACCACTATTTTGCGGGCTATTCGGGTGGCGTCAAGGCCGTACTGCCCGGGTGCGCGAGCCACGATACCATAGAGGTCAACCACGCGATGATGGTCAGCCCGAAGGCCGAGACGGGACGGCTGGACGGCCCGATACGCCAGGAAATCGACGAGGTCCCCGGCATGCTGAAGATAGGATTTTTACTCGACGTGGTGCTCAACAGCAAGAAAGAGATCGTCGCGGCGGTCGCAGGGGACGTCATGAAGGCCCACCGGGAGGGCGTCAAGTACGTGGACAGCATGTACAGTGTCAATGTGCAAAAGGCCGACATCGTCATCACCAGCGCCGGCGGTTACCCCAAGGACATCAACATGTACCAGGCGCAGAAGGCCATGGATAACTGCAAGCACGCCGTCCGGAACGGCGGCACGATGATCCTCGTGGCCCGGTGCCAGGAATGTCTGGGCAACGACGTGTTCGCCTGCTGGGTGGACGAGGCCACGACAATAGAAGCACAGGCCCGGCGCATGGACGAGCATTTCGAGCTCGGCGGCCATAAGGCGTCCGTCATCGCGAAGACCGCGATGAAGTGCGAAATAGACCTCATCTCCGAGATACCGGAAGAGACTGTGCGCAAGATGTTCGTCATCCCTGCGAAGTCGCCCCAGGAAGCCCTGGAAGACGCCCTGAAGAAGCATGGCCCGGGGGCGAAAGTGCTGGTGTCTCCGTTCGGCGGCATGGTGTTGCCAAAGCCGCTCGAATAATTAGCAGGCATCTGGTGCTTCCAAAGCCCCTCTAATTATTTTTACCGTTGTCATTGTCCGGCTTCTCGTTATTATCCATGCCATATTTATGCTAAATTAAAGGTTTAACACCTAAAAAGATGCCTTTACCCCATATAAGATTTTTATTCTAACGCGTCGAGTATTGTTTAACTAAGGAGGGTATTGATTATGAGGGTAAAACTTTTAATAGCAGTGGCCTTAGCCAGTATTTTCTTACTGGCAGGCTCATTAATGGCTGGGGCGGTAGAAGGTACGACCGGTGTCAGCTATACCAATGTCTGCGTTCCCACGGTGAACCAGGTCCCCATCGTGGAACCTTCGTGCGTCGTGCCGTGCTTCTCGTTCCCGGCTTGCCCGGCCCCGCAGACGAACCAGATCCTGGCGAACACGATCTCGCTCGGCGGCCCGGCGATCCAGACTTCGATTAAGCTGTACGGCCCGCAGACCCCGTCGTTCGAGTCACCGGACTTCGTTCTGCCGATACTGTGCCCGCCGCACATATCGCCGTTCATCAGCTATTCCCCGATCTTCGACCCCTGATCAGGGCGGATAACGGCCAGGCATAGCCGCAGCAAAACGCCGTCATGCCGGAGGGATCCCTAAGGCCCCCCGGCAGGCGTTTTAAGCGCATGGGACCGAAAAACGCTTTTTTAGACTATTTTCTCTGGCGCCGCAGGACGCGCTTTAATATTATAACGACACGCCGCATTCATTATACCGGGGTCATTTTTATGCTGAGGAAACTGCCTGCCCTGGATATCGAGGGCCCGCCCATCGCCGATCCTGGGCAATGGCGGCTCAAGGTGGATGGAATGGTAGAGCGCCCCCGGACTTACTCCATTCAGGAGATCCGGGCGCTCGAGCCGGCTGAGGCCACGGTGCCCTTCGTCTGCGTGGAGGGCTGGGACATGTGGGTGAAGTGGAAGGGCGTCCGGCTGCGCCGGATAATCGAGGACGTGAAGCCGCTGCCGGAGGCGTGCTGGCTGACGTTCTACTCCTGCAGCGAGTAC
This portion of the Methanocella sp. genome encodes:
- a CDS encoding methytransferase partner Trm112 yields the protein MKKDLMDILCCPVCKGDLELTVKKESGPEVIEGTLHCKKCNENYPIEDGIPNLLPPELR
- a CDS encoding adenylosuccinate synthetase codes for the protein MVSTIVVGGFFGDEGKGKIVAHIAYAEHPSIIARGGVGPNAGHTVFKDGVKYGVRMVPSGFVYDKARLLIGAGVLVDPVVLDREVKLLECGDRIGVDYRCSIIEEKHIEEDRNTERLAKKIGTTGTGCGPANKERVMRSAKQAADVDSLKKYLTDVSQECNAALDRGENIIIEGSQGFGISLYYGTYPFVTSKDTSASSLAADVGVGPTRIDEVVVVFKAFPTRVGEGPFETEMTPEEAQKRGIAEFGTVTGRARRIGYWDPKMARYSAMINGATQAAITGLDRIDPLVKGVSDYDKLTGKVKDFVKQAEKDAGVPFTLLSTGPGQNDIVDLRDYKK
- a CDS encoding FAD-binding oxidoreductase, producing the protein MFEELQAIVGPDRVTRDPGELYCYSFDSSYVRGNADFVVRPKSSEELAEIVKLAGRYGTPIVARGSASGLTGGSVPVKGGIVLDMTGMNRILELEIENLQVVIEPGIIHKDLNSELMKHGFFFPPDPGSSDMCTVGGLIANGGSGMHSVKYGTVKDYVLGLEVVLPNGDIINTGCKAPKTSSGYDLTHLFIGSEGTLGVVTKARLKIHPLPETRSILMATFGRIEDAGKAAVTVLSSGVIPAAMEIMDRSAIRAVKEIDPTLEVPDVDAMLLFEMDGYRESVKREVGQVCDACERCGGKTRVAKNKSEEERLWSARRLVGVAITRLNPGKVRVYEAEDIGVPIKDVPFMLKKIQEIGRKHGMSLVTYGHIGDGNLHTGIAINPRDEGEWKKVHAVKEDIYDVVLSLGGTLPAEHGVGIIRADYMARAHGKGYEVMKAIKRAVDPQNIMNPGKMGM
- a CDS encoding (Fe-S)-binding protein, whose amino-acid sequence is MIQDHIEDIIKCTRCGRCTALCPIHDELGWESTSSRGRMLLARALAEGAQPSEAMKRSFYTCLTCSICTSTCPSGAKPDEVMEAARREMIGRGASPPYYDTILENITKHGNSLGDPGPRNAWVPEEMRLKGKTDIIYWVGCLTSYRQQQAALANLKILSRFGARVLDDERCCGSPLLRLGGDSPALEHNMNEICMSGAKMLVTGCAGCYKTLKESLGIEVLHATQFVARHIDELPLKRLPYRVSYHDPCHLGRCMKVYDEPREIIKRICEFEEMATSRQNARCCGGGGGVRRGYGDLARSVARKRLSEAPENIDYIITACPMCNANLRDAGGKTLDISELVLMSLI
- the larA gene encoding nickel-dependent lactate racemase, whose protein sequence is MTTVDLKYGKGHFEVNVPDENLAGIILPKELTGVKDEQAEIRRALESPIGSPKLREKVKAGMKVVVIISDATRPCPSYKFLPILLDEINAGGVPDKDITVVIALGSHRNSTPEEQKALMGPAYGRVRNVDHDRHDCKYIGTSSFGHRIEIFREVVDADFIVCTGNTEYHYFAGYSGGVKAVLPGCASHDTIEVNHAMMVSPKAETGRLDGPIRQEIDEVPGMLKIGFLLDVVLNSKKEIVAAVAGDVMKAHREGVKYVDSMYSVNVQKADIVITSAGGYPKDINMYQAQKAMDNCKHAVRNGGTMILVARCQECLGNDVFACWVDEATTIEAQARRMDEHFELGGHKASVIAKTAMKCEIDLISEIPEETVRKMFVIPAKSPQEALEDALKKHGPGAKVLVSPFGGMVLPKPLE
- a CDS encoding molybdopterin-dependent oxidoreductase; translation: MLRKLPALDIEGPPIADPGQWRLKVDGMVERPRTYSIQEIRALEPAEATVPFVCVEGWDMWVKWKGVRLRRIIEDVKPLPEACWLTFYSCSEYTDSLFIKDAMDDRTMLAYGYEDGELPAENGGPLRLVVPFKLAYKSVKWLQRISFVGSEEPGYWEKMGYPPEAGIPDGTKMKYGLR